TGTGCATACTTTGCAGAAGTTACAgaagatattttctttaaccacacAGCAGAGAACAGGACAAATGTCGCTTAAGTAACGGCCACCTTCCCTCACTCTCCAAGCCAGGAGTCAGAACCTACTCTGAAGGCTCAGGCACTTAGCGAGAACACTTAAAACTTCTTCTGAGATTTTTTGATTAGATGAATCCAGCTGGCTGGCCAAAGACACCTGATTTATTGTctaattgtgtttttaaacacGAGGCCAAAGAAGAAAGTCAGGATAAATACCAGCATTGCCGTATACCACCAAATCCTCATTTCTCTGTATGTCAAAGGACAATTTAGGTTTTTTGTTCTTGTTACTATTAGTCtaaacacaatttttttcatatatgtgaaaatatctCTCATTAGACATTATAATCACAATTTACTGAGACGTCTATAAATTTTTTGCTGATACATATAATTCATGCTTCTTAGAAACagtacaaataaataacaaatgccaCTTAGcaacattttcagaaaatcaaACCAACTATGATCATATTTATGCTCACAGGGACtaatggattaaaaacaaaaagaatacaaatatgtTTGGCTAACATGcctgataaataaaaaaaaggagtTCCCAGAATCGCTAGTGTATCAAAAATTCCatatttcccttctcttcttatAGAgagtatacatttaaataaattgacCTATCTGAAATATTCAGTAATATTcaggtatataaaaataaaaataaataggccCCATATGGATCATTTGCTTTCCAACTGTGTtacctattatatttttaagaatttttttttccaaacaagcTCTTAAcagttttcatttacttattacaaatgttgcattttatttttatataatttttaactgtGGTCTATGGCTGATTCTCTAAGTTTTAAGTGcaattatttttacatgaattttaaatgttcctACTAAATTCCTGCATCGGAGTGATATCTCCTGGTGTTTGTGCTCAATAGTTTTCTGGAGGGCAGTCGTAACGCTAATTCTGTTGACATTTTCCTTAAACAaagctgtatgtgtgtgttttaaaaagatgacatGCCTCATCTGTTTGTTCTTATTTCAGATGTAAACCATGTAGCCCGTGGATGGTATAAAGGACAAATGGAGTAACTAATGGAAGCTCATAATTTAGGCACAAAAACCAGAATTAATGTATTATCCCACTGCAGCGTTTAGGACGCAGCCAATCCAAACTTTCTTTCCCAGAGAAATATGTGATTGAGacattttccatctgtttttgaCAGAGACAGGAGAAGATTCCCACAAAAGttattctctactaaaaattatttttttaaaaaaatataaaatagtcattATCTTAAGCTATTTAATCAAAAGAATTTTCAGTGACACcgaaataaaagctaaaaaacaaCGAAGTAAAGCCCGCTTGTGCTACATCAGCCTTTCGTGGCCAGAGCGACAACATTCGCAGATGCTACAGAaccacataaaaaagaaataggtacgTTTGGGAGGACGGGTGGCCGAACGCTCCGGATTAATCTAAATTCCTTCTGTGTGAAGTGGAGACTTTTGCAAAAACACGGCGAGGCGACTGAGAAACTAGAGCATGCCAGAGAGGAAGGTGTTCAGCCGGCCCGGGAAGAAGGGTCTTGCGCCCTCCGTTACCCAGACGCGCGGAGAGAGGTGGTCGCCCTGCAGGACCCCCAAGAAGGGACGGCGCCGCCGCGGCTAGAGCTCCTCTAGAGGGACTTGGAAGGTGTCCGGTGCAAAGGAGCCGGTGCAGGACGCCCTAATCGCTCTTCCAGAGGAAACCAGGACTTCGAGCGCTCCTGGCAGCTGTGTCCCCCGCGCCTTCTGCCCGCCCAGGGCCGGCGCGCACCGCCCCCCTTTGCCCCAGACCTGTTTCCCAGCCTGGACCCCTCGAGCTCCCCCGCAGGGCTGGCCGCGGGGCGCAGCGCGGGCCCCTCCCAGGCACTCCAGGTTCAAGGCTGGAACCTGAGGGTCCCCGCTCCTAGGTCAGCTCCATTTGCCTGCGGGCAGCCGGGGGCTTCCAGCCGCTGTCTGCCCCCAGTCCCGGCGCTCTGGTCCCTGAGCCCTCGGCACGGGGCCCGTTTCCGGAGCTCCCAAAAGCGCCACAAGCGCAGGACAGCGTCCGCCCGCCCTCCCCGGGCAAACCTGTGCGCCGTCGGCCCGCACCTCTCCGCCCACTGGGCCGGCCAGGAGCTGACGGCAGGGCACCCAGGACGCGGGCCAGGACTCCCTGCGTGAGCAGCCGGGAGATCTGGGTGTCCGCCGACCAACGCGCCCTGCGGCTCCCCGGGGAGAGGGCGAAGCCACAATCGCTGCACAAGCCGGCTGTGGCAGCTTCGCGGTGGCCTCCGCCACGAGGGACGCAGAGGGCAGCTGGTGCCCAGCGCCCGGCCAGCCCCAGAAGATTTTTCCTGATGCCTGCTCTCCCCACAGTCACCCAGAGATACCCCCACATCACCGGGAATGGAAAATGCGACCTTTTGTCTAAGAAGTGCCTTTGGACCCTGCTGGGGGGTTGCCGTCCGCCGGTTCCCAACTGACACCGCGCACGGAAGCCTGAAAAAGTTCTCAGGGGCGCCCCGCACACGAACACGGGAGCTTcccgcccgccccccgcccgTTGCCCGGAGGAAAGTGCGCCCCATCTACGCCGCCACGGCCCGCGGGGCTCCACGCGGAGAGCCGCCCAGGCCCGGCCGCCCCCACCCCGCGCCGGAGGGCGCCCGTCGCGCAGCACCTACCCTGGCGCGCCGGTCCGGAGGGCGGCGCGGCGCTAGTGGGAGGCGGACATGGACCACGCGCCTTCCATGCGCCACACGGAGAAGGCGTAGCTGAGGCGCTCGTGGGCCACGTAGCTGCAGCTGGTCATCTTACTGTCCATCTCGTCGCTCTGCAGGACCTGGTAGAGGAAGTCAATGTACCTGGCGGCCAGCTTGAGCGTCTGGATCTTGCTGAGCTTGTCCGAGGGCAGCGTGGGGATGATCTTGCGCAGCGCGGCGAAGGCCTCGTTGAGCGACTGCGTGCGCTGGCGCTCGCGCACGTTGGCCAGGATGCGCTGGCTCTGCAGCTCCTCGAAGGACTGCGCGCTGGGGCTGCCCTTCTTGCCGCGCTTGCCCGGGGTCGGGCTGCCATCTTCGCTCGACTTCTTGCTGTAGCGCCGCTTCCGGCCGAAGCGCTTGGGCTGCCGCTCGAGCTCCTCCTCGCTGGTGCCCAGGCTGTCCACGGGGGACACGGGCGAGCTGGAGCCCTCCTCCATGGCGCCCGCCCGGCGCGCGTGGGGCTGGGGCGCCGGGGCGCCGAGCGCGGCGCTGGCCGAGCCCGCGGTCGCCGAGCACACGCGCCCGGAGCTGCTCTTAAGGCTCTGATTTCAAGGCCGGCTTGTGCAAAACCGAGGTCTCCGGGAGAGGAAGTTATTCTAACTTTTTTGGAAACTCTAGCCGGGCTGGGTTGCTAAATAGTTGTCAGGAGGGAGGGCGGCGCGCTGATTGGCCGCGGTGGCCGGGGGCAGGACAAGTTATGGGGCCTTCGctggccgcccccgcccccggcgcgGCACTTTCAGTTTTGCCTCCCCCTTCGGCCTGGGCCGCGGCGGGCACCCGGGAGGCCGGGTCCTCGCCCGCGGCCCGCGCCCCCAGCCCGAGCGCTGGCCACCCCTCGGCCTGGCCGCCGCGAGCCCCCAGCCGGGCCGAGCCTGGCTTTGTCCGCACCTTAACGGGGAGATTGGGCCCCGCCCGGCCGCAAGGTCTCCCCCTCGGCGCGAGGGGCGCGAGAGGCGAGGCCGACCCCAGATGCGCTCTCCGGAGATGAGGGTGCATACGGTTGCCTCCTGGGGTACCCGGACCCTTGTATGCTTTGGGCGCCCCTGGGCACGCAGCGGGTCGAGTCCGCGCCGCAGCCCGCAAGCTCCTGCCTTGGATGCGGGGAGCTGCGCGGGCAGCGCTCCCGGCGCCCCAATCGCGGGCGCGTGGACACTTGGGGGCCTTGAAGATGCCGGTCCCCACGGACGCGCCGCTGAGATCTGCGGAGATGCCGCCCGCTCGAGCCAGTCTACGTGTCAGGGACCGTGTCTCACCCCGACTTGCTGGGGAGCCCCGGCACCGACGCCCCTCCCGAACCTTCCTGTTAAGTGCTTTAAAACTTCGGCGCCATAGCCAGCGAGCCTCTGCGGGAGCGCCCGGTGCCCGCCGCGCCCTCCCGCCCGGGATGCTGGGCAAGGCCCGGCCCGCCTTGACCCGCCCCAGCCTCTGCGCTCCCCTTCGCTTCGCGGGTCAGTAGAGGACGGAGGGAACTGCGCGGGGCTGCCCCGGCTCCAGCCTCCCCTGCACTGGCCGCCCGCGGGCAGCTCCGGGCTGGAGGGCGCAGGGGCGCAGGGCGGCTGGGGCGCGGGCCGGTCTCGGAGGGCAGCACGGGGACCCCGGCCCTGCGCCATCTGGATGCTGAGCGCGAGCGCGTTTGAAGTGGTTCGGGGCTCTTTGTTCGCCAGGCCGCTCTGGCTCCAGGCCTGGAGGTGGTTTACGGCTTTGATGCCTTTGAACCTATTCCCAGGTGACCGGGCTCAATTAGGCCCGGGCCTGAGCGGGCTGTCAGGCGAGCCGCCTGATCCAGGGCCGGCTGGGCCCTGTTACTGAAGTTGAACCCGGGCCGGCTGGGGAGCGCTCGGCTCCGCTGCTCCGTGGCCTGCCGGGCGGGCCGCGAGGTGGGGCCCGCGGGCCGCGACCACCGCGCTAGGAGACCCGAGGGCCGCCGTGCGCTGGCCTTTCGCACCGGTCTCCGATGGCTCTCGGGTTCTGGCCGCTCTCAGGGACGCTTTCCCCAACAATCCGTCAGGGAAGGCAGAACTCTGTGAAGCCCAGGCCCTTCCACAGGCGTGAGCACGTACCAGCGCTGTGTGAGGCTTCCTGGCGACCTGCGGTCTGCACGGTCCCATGACCAAAGGCTCCAGAGTCACTGCTCCCGGCCCCAGCTGGCCTGGCCGCACTCCGTTCTCCGCCCTGGGAAGGCCCAGGGCTTATCCCGCACAGCAAAATAGCTCTCCACATACCTTTCTTTGCAATTCCCCCCCAAGTGTAAGGAATTAAAAAGAGAGCAGCCAGGTCCCCAGCTGTCCTGTCTGCACTGGGGCCTGCTCCCTCTGGAACCGGCCTTACCCTGTCTTCCCTGCTCAGAGCAGTAGCGCAGCGATTCGCTGCTGTTTTACCAGCACTGTGTGCTGCtcaggctggggagtccaaggaCCCAGGTCCCCGTTTCTAGCCAGGCTCACATGAGCCCGGGACTCTCCCCTTCCCAAAACTGGAGGGCATTTACCAAGGACAGGAGTCTGCCCTGCAGCCTGCTTAAgccctgtgtgtgcctgtgtcattctctgtctgtgtctctctgtgcAACTCCTTGtcatattcattctctctctccctccccactcccaccccttcaTAGTTAGTCTGAAAGGAAAATAGCTCAGGTGAGAAGTCTGGTTAGGTCCTGAGAAGCCCAGGGCTCAGGGGACCCCGGGGGTGGGGACGGTCAAACTCAGGCTGCAGGCTCACTTTTGCTTGGGAAGAGGGACACGGAGGATTTTTACCAGAGACCCCAGTGGACACTTTGTGACTTTCACAGTCCAGTCCAATAATCTGGATAAACTTTCTTCAGTGTCatatctttctgttttaaaatatcttaacaataaattaaaatagtagAGTCTGTGATACTGGTAATTGCTTGAGGAAAACCTTGTTGATAAAACTTGGAATGCCTTTTTTATGCTATATTGTCAACTTCTCAGTCATTACCTGGGCAGTGACGCACTTTCATGGGATAAAATAAGGCACAGTGACACTTACTAGCATTTCTGATGTCACCTGCAGGTTGGAAGGGGAAGTGATTGTccctatttttcactttttttggaGGAGAAATTGGCTGAATTGGAACCCAAATGAAAAAGTAATCAATTTAGGGAATCATACTTGGGTTATTGATGtagtttgagttttttcttttaaaaatcaagtcaGTGATAAGGCCAATAAAACCAGCTTATTGACAACATACATGACGAGATGGTATTTGTGTGTGAATGTCCATTGCGGGACCACCAGGCTCACTCCGACCTGTGTTAAATACCATGCAATAAGGATTCACAGAAGTAAATACAGCTCTTGGTATGTGTGTTCATTATTGGTTATGGAAAATCAGGTTGATG
The nucleotide sequence above comes from Eulemur rufifrons isolate Redbay chromosome 1, OSU_ERuf_1, whole genome shotgun sequence. Encoded proteins:
- the TWIST2 gene encoding twist-related protein 2; the encoded protein is MEEGSSSPVSPVDSLGTSEEELERQPKRFGRKRRYSKKSSEDGSPTPGKRGKKGSPSAQSFEELQSQRILANVRERQRTQSLNEAFAALRKIIPTLPSDKLSKIQTLKLAARYIDFLYQVLQSDEMDSKMTSCSYVAHERLSYAFSVWRMEGAWSMSASH